The genomic region TACGCGTCCTGGGCAAACCCGATCGAGGCCCATTTCGGGCTGCTCCGGCAACCGTCGTGGCCGTATGTCAGGAGGGTTAGGCCCGCGTCCCGCATCATGTAGCCCGTGTTCAGGCAGTCGAAGAGGTTGCGCCCGAGGCGGTCCACTGCCGCGCCGGCAATGCCGTTGTACGGACCGCGCTCGTTACGCGACCACGGCCCCAGTTTCGGCCGTGTCATCGGGTCGGTAGCGCCCGACACCTCCCAGTCGTCAGCCCACGCGATGACGTGCCCGCCGGCAGCCCTGGCTGCGGCAAGCACGTCCTCACGTTGACGCTCGGGGGAGAAAGTTGAGGCGGACATTTGAGAGAGGCGGCGAACACCGACAAAACAGCGTCCGCACCCGTCGTAGGCACGTTCGATCACTCTCTCCGCCATACCACACATGCATACCTCCGCCGTCTGTCCTTAACGGCGGTAGGTCTCCAGCAGCCGCAGCCACACCTCGCTGATGGTCGGGTAGGCGGGCACCGCGTGCCAGAGCCGCTCGATCGGCACCTCGCCGGCGACGGCGATGGTTGCCGAGTGCAGGAGTTCACCGATGCCCGGTCCGACGAAGGTGACGCCGAGCAGGATCTCGCGGTCCAGGTCGACCACCATCCTGGCCCGGCCCTTGTACCCCTGGGCGTACAGACCGGAACCGGCGACCGAGGCCAGGTCGTAGTCGACGGCGCGGACCCGGTGGCCCGCGTCCTCCGCCTCGGCGAGCGTGAGGCCGACCGACGCCGCCTCCGGGTCCGTGAACACGACCTGGGGGACGGCGGCGTGGTCGGCGGTGGCCGCGTGCGCGCCCCAGCGGTCCGTCTCCAGCAGGGGGGTCTCCTGCGCGCGGGCCGCGATCGCCGCTCCCGCGATGCGGGCCTGGTACTTGCCCTGGTGGGTGAGGAGCGCGCGGTGGTTGACGTCTCCGACGGCGTACAGCCAGTCGCTGCCCTCCACGAGACAGCTGTCGTCGACGGACAGCCAGGATCCGGGCCTGAGGCCCACGGTGTCGAGGCCGAGGTCGTCGGTGCGCGGGGCCCGGCCGGTGGCGAAGAGGATCTCGTCGGTCTCCAGCCGCTCCCCGTTGTCGAGCTCGACGGTGACCGGGCCGTCGTGCCCCGCCCTGCGGACCTCCTTGGCGGAGACTCCTGTCAGGATCCGGGCTCCGGCGTCGGTCAGGGCCTCCGCGACCAGCTCGCCCGCGAAGGGCTCCATCTTGGGGAGCAGGCGCTTGCCCCGGATCAGCATGGTCACCTCCGCACCGAGCCCCTGCCAGACGGTGGCCATCTCCACTCCGACCACTCCCCCGCCCACGACGACGAGCCGGCCCGGGACCTCCTTGGCGCTGGTCGCCTCGCGGCTGGTCCACGGCCGGACGTCCGCGATGCCGGGGAGAGCGGGGACGACGGCCCGGCTTCCGGTGCAGACGGCGACGGCGTGCCGTGCCGTGAGGTGCTGCTCGGACCCGTCGGCGGCCGTGACGGACACCTGTCGTACCCCCGTCAGCCGGCCCATGCCCCGGTAGATGTCGGCGCCGACGCTGTCCAGCCAGGCGACCTGCCCGTCGTCCTTCCAGTGCGAGGTCTGCTCGTCGCGGTGGGCGAGGACGGCGTCGGCGTCGAGCGGCCCCTGCACCGCGCCGCTCAGCCCTGGTACGCGGCGCGCGTCCGCTCGTGCGACGACCGGGCGCAGCAGGGCCTTGCTGGGCATGCACGCCCAGTACGAGCACTCCCCGCCGATCAACTCGGACTCGATCACCGCGGTGCTCAGTCCGGCCGCTCTGGCACGGTCCGCCACGTTCTCCCCCACCGGGCCGGCACCGATCACCACGACGTCGTATTCGCTGTTCCGTACACCTTCATCAACGGTCATGCGAACAGTGTCCTCGTGGGTGTGCGCGGCGGCCACATGGGCAGGCGGAATAGCGCAAGTGACGTCACCGTTGTGCCGGGACAGGTCCGATCGGTCCCAGGAAGAGGTAACAGAGTATGAGCACCGTAGAGCTCACCAAGGAAAACTTCGATCAGGTCGTGAGCGACAACGAATTCCTGCTGATCGACTTCTGGGCTTCCTGGTGCGGTCCGTGCCGGCAGTTCGCCCCGGTGTACGACTCGGCGTCCGAGCGCCACCCCGACCTGGTCTTCGCCAAGGTCGACACGGAGGCGCAGCAGGAGCTTGCGGCCGCCTTCGAGATCCAGTCCATTCCCACGCTGATGATCGTCCGTGACAACGTGGCGGTCTTCTCGCAGCCCGGGGCGCTCCCCGAGTCGGCGCTGGAGGATGTCATCGGCCAGGCGCGCAACCTGAACATGGACGAGGTGCGCAAGTCCGTCGAGGAGCAGAAGCAGGCACAGCAGGCACAGCAGGAGCAGCAGTAGTCCCTGTCGATGTGCGGCAGACGTGAAAGGGCCCGGCCGTACGGCCGGGCCCTCGTCATGGGGTGCCGTGATGGTTCAGCTGTCCGTCCGGGCCTGCTCCGTGCCGGACTGCCCCGCCTCGGCTTCCGCCGTACCGGCGGGCTCAGGCTCCGCCTCCTCCGTACCGAGGATGCGCTCGGCGATCCTGGCCGTGAGCCCGTAGTCCAGCTCCGCGCCGTCCACCAGCAGGGCTTCCACCGTGTGCGAGGCGGGGTCGATGTCAGCCTCCATGCCGCCCCCGGCATAGCGCGGATAGCCGGATGTCCCGGTTTCACCGGTGGCCGCCACGACCGCGGAACGGATGGCGGTGCCGGGCGCGGGTGCCCCGGTGACGGGCTCCTCCGGTTCCGGGAACAGCAGGATCTCGTAGCTCTGCGGATGGCTCATGCCGTCGACGCTAGACATCCCCGGCCACCCGCGCATGTCGCAACGCCGCCCGGGTCCGCGCCGGGCGGCCGGTCGTCCCGGCCGGTGACTGCGCGGTGCCCGGTGCCACGGTGACGCTGCTGAGCCGGGGCCGCAGGTCAGCGCCACGCTCGCGCCGTCGGGACAAGCGATGTGCGTGTTGCCCGCGGTCGCGCCGCGTCCCCCGGAGTGATCGACGTGTACGCACCCGCGGCGGGGCCGGACAGGAGCGGAACGTCACTGCGGCTGCGGGCGTGCCCGGGCCGCATGGCAGGCGGCCAGATAGCCGAACGTGAGGGCACTGCCGATCTGGCACCCCGCTCCTGGGTACTCCGACGCCATCGGGGAGTCCGCGTCGTTGCCGCAGGCGTACAGGCCCAGGACCGGTGTGCCGTCCTCCTTGAGCACCTGGGCCTCGGGGCTGATCCTGAGGCCGAGCGAGGTCGCCAGTGGGGTCGGCACCACGGCGATGGCGTAGAAGGGAGCTCGTCCTGTCGGACCGAGATTCACGTTCGGCGTGTGAGCTGGATCGCCGTACTGGTGTCCGTAGGGGTGTCCGCCCTTTCCGAACTCCTCGTCGACCCCGGATGCGGCACAGCGGTTGCTGTCGGCGACGGTGCGTGCCAAACCGGCCGGATCGACCTCGATCGCCTGTGCGAGCTGGTGGATCGACCGGCCGGTACGCAGGTAGCCGGACCGCAGGTGCCGTGCGAGAAGACGGCGTGGAGTGTGTGGGCGGATCATGCCGAGGCCGTACGCGGCCAGGGCTCGCGCGTCGGTGACGAGCCACGCCGGGATCGTCCGTACGGACGCATGCGCTGCGTACATGGCACGAACGAAACGGTCGTAGGACACCGACTCGTCCACGAACCGCCGTCCGGCGGCGTTGACCGCGATGATCCCCGGCTTGGCCCGGTCCCATATGTGGGGGAAGACCGCGGTGGTACCGTCCCGACGGCGACCGAGTGAACTCGGAAACCACAAGGCGTTGTCACCGCTGGATTCCCCCAGCACCCCGCCCACCGCCTGGGCGAGCGCGATCGAGTCGCCGGTGGCCCCCTCCGCCGCGGGAGTGAACTGCGGCGCGGGGGCGGGTAGATGACGGGTGCGCAGTTCCGGGCTGGCGGAGAACCCCCCGGCGGCCAGGACCACGCCGGCCCGGGCGGCGATCCGGACGGTGCGACCCCGTAGCGAGACCACGGCGCCCACCACCCGCCCGGTCGTGTCGGTGACGAGTTCGGTGGCCTGCGCGGTGAACCATACGTCGCCCCCGCGACGCAGAAGCTGGTGATAGAGGTTCGCGGTCAGGGCATTGCCCATGGCGAGCCGGGTTCCCCGGGAGTAGCGGAGCCGGTCCACCGCCCAACGCACACCGAGGCGCACCGCTACGGCCATGCCGCGCACCGATCCGTGGAAGACGTCGAGGAGTTCGTCAACTTCCGAACGGCGGACCATGAGGGTGCCGCCGAGGAGAGCGAACTCCCGCACAGGACGGCGGATCCGGCCGAAGCGGGTTCTGCCGAGTCTGCGCCCGTCGAAGGTGTGGGGTTCGAGAGCCCGCCCGGTGCCGTAGCCGGGTATCTCGGGGTGGTAGTCGACGGCCTTCGCGGAGTGCCAGAACCCGACACCTGCCCGTTCCAGGTAGTCGATCATCCCGGGTACGTGTGCGAGGTAGCTCTCTCGTTGTTCCTTCGGAGCACGGTCACCGACCAGGGCGTCCAGGTAGTCCCGTGCCGCGGCGGTGTCCGCGGCGGGGTCCTCCTGGTAGCGGTGGCCAGGGGCCCAGACCGTGCCGGCCGAGTACGCGGTGGTGCCGCCGAGCCACTCGCTCTTCTCCAGAACCAGGACGTCGAGGCCCTCTTCCGCGCCGACGACAGCGGAACCGAGGCCGCCCGCACCGGAGCCCACGACAAGGAGGCCGACCTGGTGGTCCCAGCGGTCGATCATGGTGAGTTCCTATCGAGGTGTTTTGTTCATGTGCCGGAAACGGTGAACCCGCGCGGTCGGATGGAGGACGAGCCCGTCCACACGGCAGCCGGACCCGCTGCCCGTACCTCGGCCAGCCGCTCACCTGGCGGCTGGCCGAGGCTCAGCCCGACGGTGTACCGCGCAGGGACCGCGGCTCGGGCTCGGGCCGGTTCACAGCCCGAGGTAGATCTGCCGGACCCGCTCGTCGCTCGCGAGCTCCTCGGACGTGCCGGACATCGCCACCGAGCCGTTCTCCATCACCAGGCAGTGGCTGGTGACCCCGAAGGTCAGCTTGGCGTTCTGTTCGACCAGCAGGAGACCGAGCCCTTCGCCTCGCAGCCGGACGAGGATGTCCAGGACGTTCTCGATCAGCTTCGGCGAGAGCCCCATCGAGGGTTCGTCCAGCAGCAGGAGCCTCGGCCTGGACATGAGCGCCCGGCCGATGGCCAGCATCTGCTGCTGGCCGCCCGACAGGTCGCCGGCCGCCCGGCCCCGGAACTCCCGCAGAATCGGGAACAGGTCATACACGTGTGCGAGGGTGTCGCGCGTTTCCCCCTTCCATGACCGGCAGTAGGCGCCCAGCAGGAGGTTCTTCTCGACGGAGAGTCCGGGAAATACGTGCCGGCCCTCGGGGACGTAGCCCACACCGTGCCGGACCATGTCCCGAGCTCGCACCTTGCTGAGATCGGTGTCGCCGAGGGTGATCCGGCCGCTGCTGCGCGGGATGAGCCCCATGAGCGCCTTGAGCGTGGACGTCTTGCCGGCGCCGTTGGAGCCGATGATCCCCATGGACTCGCCGGGGGCGACACTCAGTTCCACGGATCTGACGGCACAGACTCCCCCGTAATGAACCGTCAGGTCGATGACAGCGAGGCTGTCGGTGCCGGTTCCGGACGCGGTGGTGGTGGTCATCACGGAACCTCCGGTACGGCGTGAACGGGTATGTCGGCCGGCGTCGAGTCGCCGAGGTACGCCTCTATGACTTCGGGGGTCGCCGCCACTTCGGCGGGCGTTCCTTCCGCGATGACGCTGCCGGCCGCGAGGACGGTGATCCGTTCGCACAGGGACATGACCAGCCCCATGTTGTGCTCGATGAGGACGACGGTGACGCCCTGGTCGCGGATGGAACGGACGATCGCCGAGAGCTGTCCGACCTCCTCACCGTTCAGACCGGCCGCCGGCTCGTCCAGGAGAAGCAGGCTGGGCCGTCCCGCCATGGCCCGCGCGATCTCGATGCGGCGCTGGATGCCGTAGGGGAGCGACTGCGGGTGTGCCTCGGCGAAAGCGGTGAGCCCGTACTCCTTCAGGACGCGGTCAGCCTCCCTCTGCAGCCGGTGTTCGTTGGAGAGGACACCGACGGGCCACACGGCGTACTGCCAGACCGTGCTGGTGCGGGACCGGTCGAGAACGACGAGGATGTTCTCGCGGACCGTCATCTGGGAGAAGAGACGCAGGTTCTGGAACGTGCGCGCCATTCCCGCCAGGGACAGCTGGTACGGGCGTGCCCGGCCGATGTCGCGGCCGACACCGGCGACCCGGCCGGCGGAGGGCCGGTAGAGCCCGCTGATGACGTTGAACAGGGTCGTCTTGCCGGACCCGTTGGGGCCGACGATGCCACGGATCTCTCCCCGTTCCACCGTCAGGGTGACGTCGTCGAGCGCGGTCAGCGCCCCGAACCGCTTGGTGACATGGCTGATCTCCAGGGCCGGTGCGCTGTCAGCCCCGGCAGCGGACACCTGTTCCGCGGGGGCGGCCTCGGGGAGGTAGGGGCCCAGCTCGGCGGCGCGTACGTCGTCGCTCTTCGTACGGCGGCTGACGGCTCCCCGGATGCGCTCAGGGATCCCTGCGAGGCCGGTGGGGGCGAAGACCACCATGAGGACGACGACGATGCCGTAGCCGAGCTGTGCGTAGACGGCGAAGTCGACGAGCGCCTCACGGATGAGCACGAGTCCGACCGCGCCCACGACACACCCCACGAGGCTGCGCCGACCGCCGATGATGACCATCGCCAGCAGCAGGAACATGTTGCTGAGGCTGAAGGTCTCGGGCGCCACGTAGCGGATGAGGCCCGCGTAGAGGATGCCGGCCACACCGCCGTACACACTGGCGAGCAGGAACGCGGTCATCCGCAACAGGGGGATTTCCGCGCCCATGGCGCCGGCCGCGAGGGCGTCGTCGCGCATCGCGCGGAGTCGGCGGCCGAGCCGGGTGCGTACGACGAAGGTGCCGAAGGTCAGAGCGAGACCGAAGACCACGATCTCCAGGTAGTAGTACATGTACTCGTCGGCGAGGTCGATCCCGAAGAACGGCGGTACGGGGATGCCCG from Streptomyces sp. QL37 harbors:
- a CDS encoding recombinase family protein, translating into MIERAYDGCGRCFVGVRRLSQMSASTFSPERQREDVLAAARAAGGHVIAWADDWEVSGATDPMTRPKLGPWSRNERGPYNGIAGAAVDRLGRNLFDCLNTGYMMRDAGLTLLTYGHDGCRSSPKWASIGFAQDA
- a CDS encoding FAD-dependent oxidoreductase, whose product is MIDRWDHQVGLLVVGSGAGGLGSAVVGAEEGLDVLVLEKSEWLGGTTAYSAGTVWAPGHRYQEDPAADTAAARDYLDALVGDRAPKEQRESYLAHVPGMIDYLERAGVGFWHSAKAVDYHPEIPGYGTGRALEPHTFDGRRLGRTRFGRIRRPVREFALLGGTLMVRRSEVDELLDVFHGSVRGMAVAVRLGVRWAVDRLRYSRGTRLAMGNALTANLYHQLLRRGGDVWFTAQATELVTDTTGRVVGAVVSLRGRTVRIAARAGVVLAAGGFSASPELRTRHLPAPAPQFTPAAEGATGDSIALAQAVGGVLGESSGDNALWFPSSLGRRRDGTTAVFPHIWDRAKPGIIAVNAAGRRFVDESVSYDRFVRAMYAAHASVRTIPAWLVTDARALAAYGLGMIRPHTPRRLLARHLRSGYLRTGRSIHQLAQAIEVDPAGLARTVADSNRCAASGVDEEFGKGGHPYGHQYGDPAHTPNVNLGPTGRAPFYAIAVVPTPLATSLGLRISPEAQVLKEDGTPVLGLYACGNDADSPMASEYPGAGCQIGSALTFGYLAACHAARARPQPQ
- a CDS encoding ABC transporter ATP-binding protein; translation: MTTTTASGTGTDSLAVIDLTVHYGGVCAVRSVELSVAPGESMGIIGSNGAGKTSTLKALMGLIPRSSGRITLGDTDLSKVRARDMVRHGVGYVPEGRHVFPGLSVEKNLLLGAYCRSWKGETRDTLAHVYDLFPILREFRGRAAGDLSGGQQQMLAIGRALMSRPRLLLLDEPSMGLSPKLIENVLDILVRLRGEGLGLLLVEQNAKLTFGVTSHCLVMENGSVAMSGTSEELASDERVRQIYLGL
- a CDS encoding NAD(P)/FAD-dependent oxidoreductase is translated as MTVDEGVRNSEYDVVVIGAGPVGENVADRARAAGLSTAVIESELIGGECSYWACMPSKALLRPVVARADARRVPGLSGAVQGPLDADAVLAHRDEQTSHWKDDGQVAWLDSVGADIYRGMGRLTGVRQVSVTAADGSEQHLTARHAVAVCTGSRAVVPALPGIADVRPWTSREATSAKEVPGRLVVVGGGVVGVEMATVWQGLGAEVTMLIRGKRLLPKMEPFAGELVAEALTDAGARILTGVSAKEVRRAGHDGPVTVELDNGERLETDEILFATGRAPRTDDLGLDTVGLRPGSWLSVDDSCLVEGSDWLYAVGDVNHRALLTHQGKYQARIAGAAIAARAQETPLLETDRWGAHAATADHAAVPQVVFTDPEAASVGLTLAEAEDAGHRVRAVDYDLASVAGSGLYAQGYKGRARMVVDLDREILLGVTFVGPGIGELLHSATIAVAGEVPIERLWHAVPAYPTISEVWLRLLETYRR
- the trxA gene encoding thioredoxin, giving the protein MSTVELTKENFDQVVSDNEFLLIDFWASWCGPCRQFAPVYDSASERHPDLVFAKVDTEAQQELAAAFEIQSIPTLMIVRDNVAVFSQPGALPESALEDVIGQARNLNMDEVRKSVEEQKQAQQAQQEQQ
- a CDS encoding branched-chain amino acid ABC transporter ATP-binding protein/permease, which translates into the protein MNIIKSKPSLILLACVAAFLLPYGLNGYSMHVVDIAIIFALLAVGMGLVMGVAGQINLAQVAFFGVGAYTTAILTTHSGYGFWTAAIVGLVATVLVGLLVGLPALRMQSHYLGIVTLGLALGFVNWITNAEITGGADGISGIPVPPFFGIDLADEYMYYYLEIVVFGLALTFGTFVVRTRLGRRLRAMRDDALAAGAMGAEIPLLRMTAFLLASVYGGVAGILYAGLIRYVAPETFSLSNMFLLLAMVIIGGRRSLVGCVVGAVGLVLIREALVDFAVYAQLGYGIVVVLMVVFAPTGLAGIPERIRGAVSRRTKSDDVRAAELGPYLPEAAPAEQVSAAGADSAPALEISHVTKRFGALTALDDVTLTVERGEIRGIVGPNGSGKTTLFNVISGLYRPSAGRVAGVGRDIGRARPYQLSLAGMARTFQNLRLFSQMTVRENILVVLDRSRTSTVWQYAVWPVGVLSNEHRLQREADRVLKEYGLTAFAEAHPQSLPYGIQRRIEIARAMAGRPSLLLLDEPAAGLNGEEVGQLSAIVRSIRDQGVTVVLIEHNMGLVMSLCERITVLAAGSVIAEGTPAEVAATPEVIEAYLGDSTPADIPVHAVPEVP